A genomic stretch from Styela clava chromosome 5, kaStyClav1.hap1.2, whole genome shotgun sequence includes:
- the LOC144422709 gene encoding suppressor of IKBKE 1-like has product MTKYRQQTMKFTKHQNIQITENAYQAEKQYQEENMKLIDKIHGMAAVMRHAADVDDEQYLRDYEELSRLETENGILGGNADDI; this is encoded by the exons ATGACCAAGTACAGACAGCAGACGATGAAATTTACTAAGCACCAAAA CATCCAGATCACTGAAAATGCTTATCAAGCAGAAAAACAATATCAAGAAGAGAATATGAAACTCATTGATAAG ATCCACGGGATGGCTGCTGTGATGAGGCATGCTGCGGATGTTGATGATGAGCAATATCTCAGAGATTACGAAGAATTATCCCGATTGGAAACAGAAAATGGCATTTTAGGGGGAAATGCTGATGATATCTAA